The following are encoded together in the Ezakiella massiliensis genome:
- a CDS encoding VirB6/TrbL-like conjugal transfer protein, CD1112 family, with product MFNIVDKIKEFFSEILIDMIKENLSGMLLDINDKVSTIANEVGKTPSGWNSEVFHFIKSISENVILPIAGLIITAVLCIELIQMVMNKNNMHDTDTFDFFKYMIKMWIAVWLVSHAFDFSMAVFDVAQNLIGKAAGVANASAKVSPGDIANMVDSLKGESIGKLMTIVLETSIVKMIIQGISILITVILYGRMIEIYIYTSVCAIPFATMGNKEWGSIGTNYIRGLFALGLQGLFLLICVGIYAVLVKTLNISDIHKSIFELLGYTLILGITMMKSGSIAKSILNAH from the coding sequence ATGTTTAATATAGTAGATAAGATCAAAGAGTTTTTTTCGGAGATACTTATTGATATGATCAAGGAAAATTTAAGCGGAATGCTCCTTGATATAAATGATAAAGTATCAACGATAGCAAATGAGGTAGGAAAGACTCCGAGTGGATGGAACTCGGAGGTTTTCCACTTCATAAAGTCTATTTCAGAAAATGTTATACTTCCCATAGCAGGTCTTATCATAACGGCTGTACTATGTATTGAATTAATTCAAATGGTAATGAACAAAAATAATATGCATGACACAGATACCTTTGATTTTTTTAAATATATGATAAAAATGTGGATAGCAGTATGGCTTGTATCTCATGCTTTTGACTTTTCTATGGCAGTATTTGATGTGGCACAGAATTTAATAGGAAAGGCAGCAGGTGTGGCAAATGCTAGTGCAAAAGTTTCTCCGGGTGATATAGCTAATATGGTAGATAGCCTAAAAGGAGAGTCAATAGGAAAATTAATGACTATAGTACTAGAGACATCAATTGTAAAGATGATAATTCAAGGGATATCAATACTCATTACAGTTATTCTATACGGCAGGATGATAGAAATATATATTTATACTTCAGTTTGCGCCATACCTTTTGCCACAATGGGTAATAAAGAATGGGGAAGTATTGGAACAAACTATATAAGAGGGCTCTTCGCACTTGGCTTGCAAGGTTTATTCTTACTTATATGCGTAGGAATTTATGCCGTACTTGTTAAGACTTTAAATATATCAGACATACACAAAAGTATTTTTGAATTACTAGGATACACCTTAATACTTGGTATAACTATGATGAAATCAGGAAGTATTGCAAAATCAATTTTAAATGCTCATTAA
- a CDS encoding PrgI family protein produces MAYVNVPKDLTKVKTKVALNLTKRQLIGFTIAGLIGFPVYLMVKKVLPNDLSMLIMIGVSFPIIFATLYEKDGIYFEKYLKYIIDKKRQTSIRIYKTECIYDIKKQRKERSK; encoded by the coding sequence ATGGCTTATGTAAATGTCCCAAAGGACTTAACAAAAGTAAAAACAAAGGTAGCTCTAAATCTAACAAAAAGACAATTAATTGGATTTACAATTGCAGGTCTAATAGGTTTTCCAGTATATTTAATGGTAAAAAAAGTGCTGCCTAATGACCTATCTATGTTAATTATGATAGGTGTGTCTTTTCCTATAATATTTGCAACTCTTTATGAAAAGGACGGGATCTATTTTGAAAAATATTTAAAGTATATTATAGATAAGAAAAGACAGACAAGTATAAGGATATACAAGACAGAATGTATTTATGATATAAAGAAACAAAGAAAGGAAAGGAGTAAATGA
- a CDS encoding ATP-binding protein — protein sequence MELIKEILEQKIKNAETNSPSKDEENRSYIDQETGLKYCAKCKTPIEKEIDFFGEIKKVGILCQCKKERQKLEEEKRKENKRLLKIEHLKKECFSDPILLNWNFKNMDKDSEHEKVAKNYVEKFDEIYENNIGLILIGNVGCGKTYLASAIANALLEKEISVKMTNFSVILNDMTNFEIDKSKYIDNLNHKKLLIIDDFGMERDTDFAAEHIFNIIDSRYRSGKPLIITTNLNISALTNPETIKDKRIYSRILEICSPIIFTGENRRIEKMKEKSKLAYEILKKE from the coding sequence ATGGAATTAATAAAAGAAATCCTAGAACAGAAAATAAAAAATGCAGAAACAAATAGTCCATCAAAAGATGAAGAAAATAGGAGTTATATAGATCAAGAAACAGGATTAAAATATTGTGCAAAATGTAAAACACCAATTGAAAAAGAAATAGACTTCTTTGGAGAAATAAAAAAAGTTGGTATTTTATGTCAATGTAAAAAAGAAAGACAAAAATTAGAGGAAGAAAAAAGAAAAGAAAATAAAAGGCTTTTAAAAATTGAACACTTAAAAAAAGAGTGTTTTTCTGATCCTATCTTATTAAATTGGAATTTTAAAAATATGGACAAAGATAGTGAGCATGAAAAAGTAGCAAAAAATTATGTGGAAAAATTTGATGAAATATATGAAAATAATATAGGATTAATTCTCATAGGGAATGTGGGATGTGGAAAAACATATCTTGCAAGTGCTATAGCAAATGCTTTACTAGAAAAAGAAATATCAGTCAAAATGACAAATTTTTCAGTAATTTTAAATGATATGACTAACTTTGAGATTGATAAGAGTAAGTATATAGATAACCTAAATCATAAGAAACTATTAATTATTGATGATTTTGGAATGGAAAGAGATACAGATTTTGCAGCTGAGCATATCTTTAACATAATAGATAGTAGATATAGAAGTGGGAAACCTCTAATTATAACAACAAACTTAAATATATCAGCTTTAACTAATCCTGAAACTATAAAAGATAAAAGAATTTACTCAAGGATACTTGAAATATGCAGTCCCATTATATTTACAGGAGAAAATAGAAGAATAGAAAAAATGAAGGAGAAATCAAAATTAGCCTATGAAATATTAAAAAAAGAATGA
- a CDS encoding VirB4-like conjugal transfer ATPase, CD1110 family has product MNQIQKKQQKKLNQEKRNLKKQKEDLKSISISQKKMKKANISKEKGKPKKKLSFFGGKKKKSVQETIPYLRMLRNGICQVEKNKFNKMIRFLDINYQLSTEEDKESIFNEFSSFLNYFDPSVDIELSYINRIGKNEEVEKNINVPDRNDSYNEIRKEYREMLKNQSQKGNNGLTKYMYITFSLQAQDLKEATTRLERMEMDILNNFKQMGVKAYVLSGYERLKVIHDILNPNKNFVFSFEDLKYSGLSTKDYIVPASFNFSSHNQFKIGEYFGEVNFLQILAPELSDRLLSEFLGVEENMIVTFHINSIDQTEAIKMIKRKITDLDKMKIEENKKAIRSGYDIDILPSDLITYGNDAKKLLVELQNHNERMFVITILFTNMEKSRKKLSNIIFQLNSIAGRHNCVLKNLNYRQEQGLISSLPLGKNEIEIKRGLTTSSTAVFIPFTTEELCLEGESLYYGLNALSRNIIMTDRKLLKNPNGLILGTPGSGKSFSAKREITNAFLITQDDIIICDPEGEYGNLTKALGGEVIKISPTSKDYINPLDINVDYADEDNPLSLKSDFILSLFELVVGKEGLSAEETSVIDRCLPILYKDYFDNPIPENMPILEDLYNLLLKQEENVGKKLAVEMEIYVKGSLNVFNHRTNVDTGNRILCYDIKELGKQLRKIGMLIVQDQVWNRVTINRNKKETRYYCDEFHLLLREEQTASYSIEIWKRFRKWGGIPTGLTQNVKDLLASPEIENIFDNTDFILMLNQASGDREILANKLNISLYQLSYVTNSNEGEGLLFYGNTIVPFVDRFPKDTKLYKLMTTKPEELKEGIEIDRQREVKN; this is encoded by the coding sequence ATGAATCAAATACAGAAAAAACAACAGAAAAAATTAAATCAAGAAAAAAGAAATTTAAAAAAACAAAAAGAAGATTTAAAAAGCATTAGTATAAGTCAAAAAAAGATGAAAAAAGCAAATATTTCTAAAGAAAAAGGAAAGCCCAAAAAGAAGCTTTCCTTTTTTGGTGGGAAGAAGAAAAAGAGCGTTCAAGAAACAATCCCTTATTTAAGAATGTTGAGAAATGGGATTTGCCAAGTTGAGAAGAACAAATTTAATAAAATGATACGTTTTTTAGATATTAACTACCAGCTTTCAACAGAAGAAGATAAGGAAAGCATATTTAATGAATTTTCAAGTTTTTTAAACTATTTTGATCCAAGTGTTGATATAGAACTTTCATATATTAATCGCATAGGAAAAAATGAAGAAGTAGAAAAAAACATCAATGTTCCGGATAGAAACGATTCATATAATGAAATACGAAAAGAGTACAGGGAAATGCTAAAAAATCAGAGTCAAAAAGGAAATAATGGACTTACTAAATATATGTATATCACCTTTAGCTTACAAGCACAAGATTTAAAAGAGGCAACTACAAGACTTGAAAGAATGGAAATGGATATATTAAATAACTTTAAGCAGATGGGAGTAAAAGCTTATGTATTAAGTGGATATGAAAGGTTAAAGGTTATTCACGATATATTAAATCCAAATAAGAATTTTGTTTTTTCCTTTGAAGACCTAAAATATAGTGGACTATCTACGAAGGATTATATAGTACCAGCATCATTTAACTTTTCATCTCACAATCAATTTAAAATTGGAGAATACTTTGGAGAAGTAAACTTTCTGCAAATTCTAGCACCTGAATTATCAGATAGATTATTATCAGAATTTTTAGGGGTTGAAGAAAATATGATTGTAACATTTCATATAAATTCCATTGATCAAACAGAAGCTATAAAGATGATTAAAAGAAAAATAACGGACTTGGATAAAATGAAAATTGAAGAAAATAAGAAGGCTATAAGATCAGGATATGATATTGATATTCTTCCAAGCGATTTAATTACCTATGGTAATGATGCTAAGAAACTATTGGTAGAACTTCAAAATCATAATGAGAGAATGTTTGTCATAACTATTTTGTTTACAAATATGGAAAAAAGTAGAAAGAAATTGAGTAATATAATCTTTCAACTAAATTCAATAGCAGGTAGGCATAATTGTGTATTGAAAAATCTTAACTATAGACAGGAACAAGGACTAATTTCCTCCCTACCACTTGGGAAAAATGAAATCGAAATAAAAAGAGGACTTACAACTAGCTCTACAGCAGTCTTTATTCCTTTTACAACAGAAGAGTTGTGCTTAGAAGGAGAGAGCTTATACTACGGCTTAAATGCTTTAAGTCGTAACATCATTATGACAGATAGAAAGCTTTTAAAGAATCCAAACGGTTTAATACTTGGAACGCCTGGTAGCGGTAAATCTTTTTCAGCTAAAAGAGAAATTACCAATGCTTTTTTAATCACACAAGATGACATCATTATCTGTGATCCTGAAGGTGAGTATGGAAATTTAACTAAGGCATTAGGTGGAGAAGTTATAAAAATATCGCCAACAAGTAAGGATTATATAAACCCGTTGGATATAAATGTAGACTATGCCGATGAAGACAATCCCTTATCTTTAAAGTCTGACTTTATTCTTTCACTGTTTGAACTTGTAGTAGGAAAGGAAGGATTAAGTGCAGAAGAAACTTCAGTAATTGATAGATGTCTTCCAATATTATATAAGGATTACTTCGACAATCCCATTCCTGAAAATATGCCAATTTTAGAAGATTTATATAATTTACTTTTAAAACAAGAAGAAAATGTAGGGAAAAAATTAGCGGTAGAAATGGAAATTTATGTCAAAGGTAGTCTTAATGTATTTAACCATAGGACTAATGTAGATACAGGAAATAGAATTCTTTGTTATGACATTAAGGAATTAGGAAAGCAACTTAGAAAAATAGGTATGTTAATTGTTCAAGATCAAGTGTGGAATAGAGTAACTATTAATAGAAATAAGAAGGAAACCAGATATTACTGTGACGAATTCCATTTGCTTTTAAGAGAAGAACAAACAGCCTCATATTCCATAGAAATTTGGAAGAGATTTAGAAAATGGGGAGGTATTCCAACAGGTTTAACTCAAAATGTAAAGGACCTTTTAGCCAGTCCTGAAATAGAAAATATATTTGATAACACAGATTTTATCTTAATGCTTAATCAAGCTAGTGGTGATAGGGAAATTTTAGCTAACAAGTTAAATATATCTCTTTATCAGTTATCCTACGTAACAAATTCCAATGAGGGAGAGGGATTACTATTCTACGGAAACACAATAGTACCTTTTGTAGATAGATTCCCTAAAGATACAAAATTGTATAAGTTAATGACAACTAAACCAGAAGAATTAAAGGAAGGGATAGAAATTGATAGACAGAGAGAAGTTAAAAACTAA
- a CDS encoding single-stranded DNA-binding protein, producing the protein MEREMLNINGNLVGEIKTTAIDTKEGEKEVANFTIVRKNKEEGKVKKEYIYCNLYGEKAKSVKEFKSGEYIHIFGYFKETKKEDKTFKNFIVKHINKIKKEEKEEEI; encoded by the coding sequence ATGGAAAGAGAAATGCTAAATATTAATGGAAATCTAGTAGGAGAAATAAAAACAACTGCAATAGATACAAAGGAAGGAGAAAAAGAAGTAGCTAACTTCACAATAGTTAGAAAGAACAAAGAAGAAGGAAAGGTTAAGAAAGAATATATCTACTGTAATCTCTACGGAGAAAAGGCAAAAAGTGTGAAGGAATTTAAAAGTGGAGAATACATCCATATTTTTGGATATTTTAAGGAAACAAAAAAAGAAGACAAGACATTTAAAAATTTTATCGTAAAGCACATAAATAAAATTAAAAAAGAAGAAAAAGAGGAGGAAATATAA
- a CDS encoding Abi family protein, which produces MKKIHQEPISIENQVKNLIDLGLLVEDKTYAKKILGRISYYRLIKAYSITLKKDGRYISGISFEDIVSLYKFDRELRQLIFETIEHIEVSLRAVITNYFSLRYGNFSYKDMNNFEKQKEQERVLEELAREVKRNRRSPFIKNFKDNYEGGEIPLYAVIEVASFGTLSKMYKNMKNEDKSKIAKVFHTDYHYFESWIENFAYIRNICAHYGRLYGAKLTKSPKLYKEYLKNNISNNTIFATLVNLKIVSEEENYKNFYHDLIALIARYENIELRHVGFIENWKELLKP; this is translated from the coding sequence ATGAAAAAAATTCATCAAGAACCGATTAGTATAGAAAATCAAGTAAAAAACTTAATAGACTTAGGACTTTTAGTAGAAGATAAAACTTATGCTAAGAAAATTCTTGGAAGAATATCCTATTACAGGCTGATTAAAGCTTATAGTATCACATTAAAAAAAGATGGAAGATATATATCAGGAATAAGTTTTGAAGATATTGTAAGTTTATATAAATTTGATAGAGAACTTAGACAGCTTATATTTGAAACAATAGAGCATATTGAAGTTTCTTTAAGAGCAGTTATCACAAACTATTTTTCTTTAAGATATGGGAACTTTTCATATAAAGATATGAATAATTTTGAGAAACAAAAGGAACAAGAAAGGGTACTAGAAGAATTAGCAAGGGAAGTTAAAAGAAATAGACGCTCACCATTTATAAAAAACTTTAAAGACAATTATGAAGGTGGAGAAATTCCACTCTATGCAGTGATAGAAGTAGCAAGTTTTGGAACTTTATCTAAAATGTATAAGAATATGAAAAATGAAGATAAAAGTAAAATTGCAAAAGTCTTTCATACAGACTACCATTACTTTGAATCTTGGATAGAAAATTTTGCCTATATAAGAAATATATGTGCCCATTATGGCAGGCTATATGGAGCAAAGCTTACAAAATCACCAAAGCTATATAAAGAATATTTAAAAAATAATATTTCAAACAATACAATATTTGCTACATTAGTTAATCTTAAAATAGTTTCTGAAGAAGAAAATTACAAAAATTTTTATCATGATCTAATAGCACTAATAGCAAGATATGAAAATATTGAATTAAGACATGTTGGCTTTATAGAAAACTGGAAAGAATTACTAAAACCATAA
- the ltrA gene encoding group II intron reverse transcriptase/maturase — translation MSTSKQTLKQNKIRYTEYYDLQKVLDDLYEDSGNNKVFSNLMELITSRENIKLAYRSIKGNKGSHTAGVDGRTIKHLSRLNEEEYISLIQKQFHWYKPRPVKRVEMRKPNGKIRPLGIPTIVDRIVQQCILQILEPICEAKFHDSSYGFRPNRSTEHAIAECARLMQIQHLHYVVDIDIQGFFDNVYHAKLIRQLWNLGIHDKKLLCIIKEMLKADIVMPDKKVITPTKGTPQGGILSPILSNVVLNELDWWVSSQWLTMPTHYPYKQRTNSQGTEIKSHTYRALRTSNLKEIYIVRYADDFKIFCRNYYDAKRTYQAVTKWLQDRLKLNVSEEKSKITNLKQRYSEFLGFKLKVKPKGKKFVVQSHISDKALKNAKENISKCVADIKRPANEKEQYKAIAKYNATVSGLHNYYQIATNVSLDFAKIAFHIKKQMNNRLDIKTSGTLNKGFIKEKYGKSKQLRFLNGHPLIPVGYIRTKDAKHKKKVVNKYTVKGRAFIHKNLQIDVDTLVWLMRHPVLDKSIEFADNRISLFAAQYGRCGVTGVKLTPNDIHCHHKISLEQGGTDSYSNLILVTEAVHILIHATKEDTIQKYIKELGLTVKQIEKCNKLRKMAGLPLI, via the coding sequence GTGTCCACTTCGAAACAAACACTGAAACAAAACAAAATCCGTTATACGGAATACTATGACTTGCAAAAAGTCCTTGATGATTTATATGAAGATAGCGGTAATAATAAAGTATTTTCAAATTTAATGGAGTTGATAACTTCAAGAGAAAATATTAAACTTGCCTATCGTAGTATAAAAGGGAACAAAGGAAGTCATACGGCTGGGGTAGATGGCAGAACAATAAAACATCTATCAAGGCTAAATGAAGAAGAATACATTTCTCTCATACAAAAACAGTTTCATTGGTATAAGCCACGCCCTGTAAAGAGAGTGGAAATGCGAAAGCCTAATGGGAAAATTAGACCTTTAGGAATACCAACTATTGTAGATAGAATTGTACAACAATGTATCTTGCAAATATTAGAGCCGATATGTGAAGCCAAGTTTCATGACAGTTCCTATGGGTTTCGACCTAACAGGAGTACGGAACACGCTATTGCAGAATGTGCAAGACTAATGCAGATACAGCACTTACACTATGTAGTCGATATTGATATACAAGGATTTTTCGATAACGTATATCATGCAAAGCTCATAAGGCAGCTTTGGAATTTAGGAATCCATGACAAAAAGTTACTTTGTATAATTAAGGAAATGCTTAAAGCAGACATAGTTATGCCCGATAAAAAGGTAATTACACCAACAAAGGGAACACCACAAGGCGGAATATTATCACCGATACTATCTAATGTAGTCTTGAACGAATTAGATTGGTGGGTTTCATCTCAATGGCTGACAATGCCTACGCATTATCCATATAAACAGAGAACGAACAGTCAAGGAACAGAGATAAAAAGCCATACTTACAGAGCTTTAAGAACAAGCAACCTAAAAGAAATATACATTGTAAGGTATGCTGATGATTTTAAGATATTTTGCCGTAATTACTACGATGCAAAAAGAACCTATCAGGCAGTTACAAAATGGTTGCAAGACCGATTAAAACTAAATGTGAGTGAAGAAAAATCTAAAATAACAAATCTAAAACAAAGGTATTCGGAGTTCTTAGGATTTAAGCTTAAGGTTAAACCAAAAGGCAAAAAGTTTGTTGTACAGTCGCATATAAGTGATAAGGCACTGAAAAATGCAAAAGAAAATATTTCTAAATGTGTTGCGGATATAAAAAGACCTGCAAACGAAAAGGAACAGTACAAAGCAATAGCCAAGTATAATGCCACTGTTTCAGGCTTGCATAATTACTACCAAATAGCAACAAATGTAAGTTTGGACTTTGCTAAAATAGCCTTTCACATTAAAAAGCAGATGAACAACAGACTTGATATTAAAACCAGTGGAACGCTAAACAAAGGATTTATCAAAGAAAAATATGGAAAAAGTAAACAGCTTCGCTTCCTTAATGGACATCCGCTAATTCCAGTTGGATATATTAGGACAAAGGACGCAAAACACAAGAAAAAGGTTGTAAATAAATACACTGTAAAGGGCAGAGCTTTTATTCATAAAAATCTGCAAATTGATGTAGATACACTTGTTTGGTTGATGAGACATCCTGTACTTGATAAGAGTATAGAGTTTGCAGACAACAGAATCTCGCTCTTTGCAGCTCAATATGGCAGATGTGGGGTAACAGGTGTAAAACTTACACCAAACGATATACATTGCCATCACAAGATATCGCTTGAACAAGGCGGTACAGACAGTTATAGCAACTTAATTCTTGTTACAGAAGCAGTTCATATACTTATCCATGCAACAAAAGAAGATACAATCCAAAAATATATAAAAGAGCTTGGCTTAACGGTCAAGCAGATCGAGAAATGTAATAAGCTTAGAAAAATGGCAGGATTGCCACTAATTTAG
- a CDS encoding VirD4-like conjugal transfer protein, CD1115 family: MINSKILNEIIKDIKNVFKIRDKKKFVLENLPYLLFFYIGNIFASHVNSYVGGDIIDRILVAFSQIDTLKYIPSLKIKNFIPSLILSVVIKLILIQKKKNAKKFREGREYGSARWGNEKDIEPYIDKKFENNVLLTQTERLTMNNRPKNPKYARNKNVMVIGGSGSGKTRFFVKPNLMQMHSSYVVTDPKGTLVLECGKMLERNGYEIKILNTINFKKSMRYNPFAYLKSEKDILKLVQTIIANTKGEGEKSTEDFWVKAEKLYYTALIGYIWYEAPKEEQNFTTLLAMIDASEVREEDENFKNAVDYMFEALEKEKPNHFAVKQYKKYKLAAGKTAKSILISCGARLAPFDIEELRDLMKEDELELDTLGEKKTALFVIISDTDDTFNFVVSIMYSQLFNLLCDKADDEYGGRLPVHVRCLLDEFANIGLIPKFEKLIATIRSREISACIILQAQSQLKSIYKDNADTIVGNCDSTLFLGGKERTTLKELSESLGKETIDLYNTSETRSNQKSFGLNYQKTGKELMSQDEITVMDGGKCIYQLRGVRPFLSDKFDITKHKNYKFLEDYDKRNIFDIEKYLQRKDEVKLKESMVVEILDE; the protein is encoded by the coding sequence GTGATTAATTCGAAAATACTAAATGAAATAATAAAAGATATAAAAAATGTTTTTAAGATAAGAGATAAGAAGAAATTTGTATTAGAAAATCTTCCTTACCTCTTATTTTTTTATATAGGAAATATCTTTGCAAGCCATGTCAACTCTTATGTAGGAGGAGATATAATAGATAGAATTCTAGTAGCTTTTAGTCAAATAGATACTTTAAAATATATTCCATCATTAAAAATAAAAAACTTTATACCCAGTCTAATTCTATCAGTAGTTATTAAGTTAATCCTTATACAGAAAAAGAAAAATGCAAAAAAGTTTAGAGAGGGCAGAGAATATGGATCGGCAAGATGGGGAAATGAAAAAGACATTGAGCCATACATTGACAAGAAGTTTGAAAACAATGTGCTACTAACTCAAACTGAAAGACTTACCATGAACAATAGACCTAAAAATCCAAAATATGCGAGAAATAAAAATGTAATGGTAATTGGAGGTTCTGGTAGTGGTAAAACAAGGTTTTTTGTAAAGCCAAATCTCATGCAAATGCACTCTTCATATGTAGTAACCGATCCAAAAGGAACATTAGTCTTGGAATGTGGGAAAATGTTGGAAAGAAATGGATATGAGATAAAAATACTAAACACAATAAACTTTAAAAAATCCATGAGATATAATCCCTTTGCATACTTGAAAAGTGAAAAAGATATTTTGAAATTAGTACAAACAATAATTGCAAATACTAAGGGAGAAGGAGAAAAATCAACTGAGGATTTTTGGGTGAAAGCTGAAAAACTCTATTACACAGCACTTATAGGATATATCTGGTATGAAGCTCCTAAAGAAGAACAGAACTTTACAACTTTACTTGCTATGATAGATGCAAGTGAGGTAAGAGAAGAAGATGAAAATTTTAAAAATGCAGTAGACTATATGTTTGAAGCATTAGAAAAAGAAAAGCCAAATCATTTCGCAGTAAAACAATACAAGAAATACAAACTTGCAGCAGGAAAAACTGCCAAATCAATCCTTATATCCTGTGGAGCAAGGCTTGCTCCATTTGATATCGAAGAACTAAGGGACTTAATGAAAGAAGATGAACTGGAGCTTGATACACTTGGAGAAAAGAAAACAGCTTTATTCGTAATAATATCGGATACAGATGATACATTTAACTTTGTAGTATCAATAATGTACTCACAATTATTTAATCTATTATGTGATAAAGCAGATGATGAATATGGCGGAAGACTTCCTGTTCATGTGAGATGCCTACTTGATGAATTCGCAAATATCGGCTTAATTCCTAAATTTGAAAAGCTGATAGCAACTATTAGAAGTAGAGAAATATCAGCTTGTATAATATTACAGGCACAATCACAACTAAAAAGTATCTATAAAGATAATGCCGATACCATAGTTGGCAATTGTGATTCTACATTATTTTTAGGGGGCAAAGAAAGAACAACATTAAAAGAATTATCTGAAAGCCTAGGCAAAGAAACCATAGACCTATATAACACATCAGAAACAAGATCAAATCAAAAGAGTTTTGGTTTAAACTATCAAAAAACTGGAAAAGAATTAATGAGTCAAGATGAAATAACTGTAATGGATGGTGGGAAATGTATCTACCAATTAAGAGGAGTTAGACCATTTCTTTCAGATAAATTTGACATAACCAAACATAAGAATTATAAGTTCCTTGAAGATTATGATAAGAGAAATATATTTGACATAGAGAAATACCTGCAGAGAAAAGATGAGGTTAAGTTAAAAGAGAGTATGGTAGTTGAAATATTAGATGAATAA
- a CDS encoding PcfB family protein, translating to MQNDDINSRTIAIVKKAGIVTAKQVINLMKKILEINKHKAQTEQSRPLEKFKKVKVKDLVKKGKVETLELNDIDLKALKKELKRYGVKFSIKKDLENGNNIIFFQAKDIKVMEQAFKKTVQKFTKDKSRKRKSVIERLNNFKDKVKDTIDRDKVKHKHQEQSL from the coding sequence ATGCAAAATGATGATATAAATAGCAGAACAATAGCCATAGTAAAAAAAGCGGGGATAGTTACAGCCAAGCAAGTTATAAATTTGATGAAGAAAATATTAGAAATAAATAAACATAAAGCGCAGACAGAACAGTCAAGACCCTTAGAAAAATTTAAAAAAGTAAAAGTAAAAGATCTTGTAAAAAAAGGTAAAGTAGAAACCTTAGAATTAAATGACATAGACTTAAAAGCATTGAAAAAAGAATTAAAAAGATATGGGGTGAAATTTTCCATAAAGAAAGATTTAGAAAATGGAAACAACATTATCTTTTTTCAAGCAAAAGATATAAAAGTGATGGAACAAGCTTTTAAAAAGACAGTCCAGAAATTTACTAAAGATAAGTCAAGAAAAAGAAAATCTGTAATAGAAAGGCTTAATAACTTCAAGGATAAAGTCAAAGATACTATTGACAGAGATAAGGTTAAACATAAGCATCAGGAACAAAGTTTATAA